A region from the Desulfobotulus pelophilus genome encodes:
- a CDS encoding SAM-dependent methyltransferase, whose product MPHICSHKHVVHLENPLRRMLHQPERIYAPWVRPGMRILDIGCGGGFAAIPMARITGPKGVVFAADLQPEMLNRMLSRARREGVADLIFPHLCQADRIGTEGRFDFINAFWMLHEVPDIPTHLEEIRSLIRPNGRFFLSEPCFHVTAKAFAKEHEAVLAKGFRELARPRILMGRARVYAPA is encoded by the coding sequence ATGCCCCATATCTGCTCTCACAAACACGTTGTCCATCTTGAAAACCCGCTCCGCCGCATGCTGCACCAGCCAGAGCGCATCTATGCGCCATGGGTCCGGCCCGGCATGCGGATTCTGGATATTGGCTGCGGTGGTGGATTCGCCGCCATTCCCATGGCCCGTATCACTGGCCCCAAGGGAGTTGTCTTCGCCGCCGATCTTCAGCCTGAAATGCTCAACCGCATGCTATCCCGCGCCAGAAGAGAAGGTGTGGCAGACCTCATCTTTCCCCATCTCTGCCAGGCTGACCGTATCGGCACGGAAGGCCGCTTTGATTTCATCAATGCATTCTGGATGCTCCACGAGGTGCCGGACATACCTACCCATCTGGAAGAAATTCGCAGCCTCATCAGGCCGAATGGTCGTTTCTTTCTCTCCGAACCCTGCTTCCACGTAACAGCAAAAGCTTTCGCTAAGGAACACGAGGCTGTCCTTGCAAAAGGATTCAGGGAGCTTGCCCGTCCCCGAATTCTCATGGGCCGGGCAAGGGTCTATGCACCTGCATAA
- a CDS encoding transketolase C-terminal domain-containing protein yields the protein MIDQKIVDPDYLLFEAPRTSEYITGSEAVREAIKRANVDMAIAYPITPQSESMHLVGDIYAQGYVKEYFRGENEFAVMSSVAGASMAGVRVFTATGGPGTMRAFEVFPTWAGARLPIVCAFMTRGVNSPLTIQPDTIEMAYLLETGILMLHAENSQDLHDMLLMAFMVAEKTDVHIPVGVFADGFFVTHTRDKVNMLPEDCKLPSYDPYSAPVPVMDMENVPVRQMRDPFVMKSNFISYAAHASWQQEIDAAAERSRKYLNHYLGGLIDVEHEDADIFIATSGTAVSQSREAIAMAREEGINVGLIKIKSIRPFPGEEICALASRAKGIIVPEFNRVGWLAKEICSVIDEPRKVVRGPRVFGGMTMPPELILAEIRRIHQ from the coding sequence ATGATAGATCAGAAGATTGTTGATCCGGATTATCTATTGTTTGAAGCCCCCCGCACCAGTGAGTACATCACCGGCAGCGAGGCTGTCAGGGAGGCCATAAAACGTGCCAACGTGGATATGGCCATTGCCTATCCCATTACACCCCAGTCCGAAAGCATGCATCTGGTTGGAGATATTTATGCCCAGGGGTATGTGAAGGAATATTTCCGGGGTGAAAATGAATTTGCCGTCATGTCTTCGGTTGCGGGTGCCTCCATGGCCGGGGTGCGTGTTTTTACGGCCACGGGCGGTCCCGGAACCATGCGTGCCTTTGAGGTGTTCCCCACCTGGGCCGGTGCCCGTCTTCCCATTGTCTGTGCCTTCATGACCCGCGGAGTGAACTCCCCCCTGACCATCCAGCCGGACACCATTGAGATGGCCTATCTGCTGGAAACGGGCATCCTGATGCTGCATGCGGAAAATTCCCAGGATCTGCATGACATGCTCCTCATGGCCTTCATGGTGGCAGAAAAAACGGACGTGCATATTCCTGTGGGAGTCTTTGCAGACGGGTTTTTCGTGACCCATACCCGGGACAAGGTGAATATGCTCCCCGAAGACTGCAAGCTTCCTTCCTATGATCCCTATAGTGCTCCGGTTCCGGTTATGGATATGGAAAATGTACCGGTACGGCAGATGCGTGATCCCTTTGTTATGAAGAGTAACTTCATCAGCTATGCTGCCCATGCTTCCTGGCAGCAGGAAATTGATGCGGCCGCAGAACGTTCCCGTAAATATCTTAATCACTACCTTGGCGGCCTGATTGATGTGGAACACGAGGATGCGGATATCTTCATTGCCACATCGGGTACGGCGGTGAGCCAGAGCCGTGAGGCCATTGCCATGGCCCGGGAAGAGGGAATTAATGTGGGCCTCATCAAGATTAAAAGCATCCGTCCCTTCCCGGGAGAGGAGATCTGTGCCCTGGCATCCCGGGCAAAGGGCATCATTGTACCGGAATTCAACCGCGTGGGCTGGCTTGCCAAGGAAATATGCAGTGTGATTGACGAACCCCGCAAGGTTGTCCGGGGGCCCAGGGTTTTTGGCGGTATGACCATGCCACCGGAGCTTATTCTTGCAGAAATCAGGAGGATCCATCAATGA
- the purE gene encoding 5-(carboxyamino)imidazole ribonucleotide mutase, which yields MNTEASEAPLVGIIMGSRSDWETMRHAADMLDELGVSHEVEVVSAHRTPDKLFQYAESAEERGLELVIAGAGGAAHLPGMVAAKCVLPVLGVPVQSRALNGMDSLLSIVQMPAGIPVGTLAIGRAGAINAALLAASILGIRYPQIRQAVAAYRRSQTESVLAQPDPRRQTP from the coding sequence ATGAACACGGAGGCAAGTGAAGCCCCTCTGGTGGGGATCATCATGGGATCCCGCTCGGACTGGGAAACCATGCGCCATGCGGCGGATATGCTGGATGAGCTGGGTGTTTCCCATGAGGTGGAAGTGGTATCGGCCCACAGAACACCGGATAAGCTGTTTCAGTATGCCGAATCCGCAGAGGAGAGGGGTCTTGAGCTTGTGATTGCCGGAGCCGGTGGCGCGGCCCATCTTCCGGGTATGGTTGCGGCAAAGTGCGTCCTGCCTGTTCTGGGGGTTCCCGTGCAGTCCAGGGCACTCAATGGCATGGACTCCCTTCTTTCCATTGTGCAGATGCCAGCCGGTATTCCCGTTGGCACCCTTGCCATTGGCCGGGCTGGAGCCATTAACGCCGCATTGCTGGCCGCCAGTATACTGGGCATCCGCTACCCTCAGATTCGTCAGGCCGTGGCTGCCTATAGGCGCAGCCAGACGGAAAGCGTTCTGGCACAGCCGGATCCGCGAAGGCAGACACCATGA
- a CDS encoding carbon monoxide dehydrogenase beta subunit family protein, with translation MRESSYKVLPGPEGYLPPAAATMGVMLPDPGQAIMEGASVDSDVALRAAARKLIEARNPVFFPGPLILWDWKPGVAEKATALKELAEAVGAKMIPMPDYRPKYPMINPAIEVNPNHPNLTIWHNKIDVCLFIGVHCHYANLALKIIRGGTDCYTIAVCAEAGHEDAMISLRDAGLCELQRLRELVIELKGGINQ, from the coding sequence ATGAGAGAGTCAAGTTACAAAGTGCTTCCCGGCCCGGAGGGCTATCTGCCCCCTGCGGCCGCAACAATGGGGGTGATGCTTCCCGATCCCGGTCAGGCGATCATGGAAGGGGCGTCGGTGGACAGTGATGTTGCCCTGCGGGCGGCTGCCCGGAAGCTGATTGAAGCCAGAAATCCGGTTTTCTTCCCCGGTCCGCTGATCCTCTGGGACTGGAAACCCGGCGTGGCGGAAAAGGCCACAGCCCTCAAAGAGCTTGCAGAAGCCGTTGGGGCAAAGATGATTCCCATGCCGGACTACCGGCCCAAGTACCCGATGATCAATCCTGCCATTGAGGTCAACCCCAACCACCCGAATCTTACCATCTGGCACAACAAGATTGATGTCTGCCTTTTTATCGGTGTTCATTGTCACTATGCCAATCTTGCCCTGAAGATCATCCGCGGCGGAACCGACTGCTACACCATAGCCGTATGCGCCGAGGCGGGTCATGAGGACGCCATGATCTCCCTGCGGGATGCCGGTCTCTGCGAACTGCAGCGATTGCGGGAACTTGTAATTGAACTGAAAGGTGGCATAAACCAATGA
- a CDS encoding LysR family transcriptional regulator — protein sequence MLNYKQLYYFWNVAKSGGVIRAAKHLHVTPQTISHQIGELEASLGTHLFRRVGKRMELTQAGEVALSRADEIFQIGNEIELLVRDQAISGGFVFRVGVVDTVPKSIAYQLLSATLNLSEPIRLVCHNDKPERLFGELAIHRLDLVIADQTLPRELGVKAYSHELGQSGVTFCASPSLAEGLADSFPASLQNAPMLMPSEGTSLRAVVNQWLSKNHLRPHIVAEFADTALLKAFGHTGLGIFPVPSVIADEVVRQYGVRIIGSSESEMIRFYAISLERRLKHPAVLAVRNLARTNLFQSTLPLPHARKAGSDPPC from the coding sequence ATGCTCAACTATAAACAACTGTATTATTTCTGGAATGTTGCCAAGTCAGGTGGTGTGATACGTGCGGCAAAACATCTGCATGTTACACCGCAGACCATCAGCCATCAGATTGGTGAGCTGGAAGCATCTTTGGGAACCCATCTGTTCAGGCGGGTAGGCAAACGCATGGAACTGACCCAGGCCGGAGAAGTAGCCCTCTCCCGCGCGGATGAAATTTTTCAGATAGGCAACGAAATAGAACTGCTGGTAAGGGATCAGGCCATCAGCGGAGGCTTTGTTTTTCGGGTAGGAGTTGTGGATACGGTTCCTAAATCCATTGCCTACCAGCTGCTCAGTGCCACCCTGAACCTCTCCGAACCCATACGGCTGGTTTGTCACAATGATAAGCCGGAGCGGCTTTTCGGAGAGCTGGCCATCCACCGTCTCGATCTGGTGATTGCCGACCAGACCCTGCCCCGGGAGCTGGGCGTCAAGGCCTACAGCCATGAGCTGGGCCAGTCCGGGGTAACCTTCTGTGCCAGTCCTTCACTGGCAGAAGGATTGGCGGACAGCTTTCCCGCTTCCCTGCAGAATGCGCCCATGCTCATGCCATCGGAGGGTACTTCCCTGCGGGCCGTAGTCAATCAGTGGCTTTCCAAAAATCATCTCCGGCCGCACATAGTGGCAGAATTTGCCGATACGGCACTTCTGAAAGCCTTCGGCCATACGGGGCTGGGGATCTTTCCCGTACCCTCCGTCATAGCCGATGAGGTGGTCAGGCAGTACGGTGTTCGGATCATCGGATCTTCCGAAAGCGAAATGATCCGCTTTTACGCCATCTCCCTTGAGCGTCGGCTTAAGCACCCCGCCGTTCTGGCTGTAAGAAACCTTGCCAGAACCAATCTTTTTCAGTCAACCCTGCCTCTTCCCCATGCCAGAAAGGCCGGTTCTGACCCACCCTGTTAA
- a CDS encoding MarR family winged helix-turn-helix transcriptional regulator, translating into MNDRTCRTQNLINLFLQVVEGIRRNERKARVYGGSPPLFPSEIHMIMRIGQNPGIHPAALAALAAVTRGAVSQVLAKLEAKELITRTDEISDDGRYQIWLTPAGKSAFEGHEQYHATMDTPLIQRMSDMSDSEFQVLEDFFVLLKEMTERHR; encoded by the coding sequence ATGAACGACCGAACATGCCGAACACAGAATCTGATCAACCTTTTTTTACAGGTGGTCGAAGGCATCCGCCGCAATGAACGCAAAGCACGGGTCTACGGCGGGAGCCCTCCTCTTTTTCCATCGGAAATCCACATGATCATGCGAATCGGACAAAACCCCGGCATCCATCCCGCAGCTCTGGCAGCCCTGGCAGCCGTTACCCGGGGGGCCGTGTCCCAGGTACTGGCAAAGCTGGAAGCCAAAGAACTCATCACCAGAACCGATGAGATTTCCGATGACGGGCGGTACCAGATCTGGCTCACTCCAGCTGGAAAATCCGCTTTTGAAGGGCACGAGCAGTACCATGCCACCATGGATACTCCACTTATCCAACGCATGTCCGATATGAGTGACTCCGAATTCCAGGTGCTTGAGGACTTTTTTGTACTGCTGAAGGAAATGACCGAGCGTCATCGCTAA
- a CDS encoding 5-(carboxyamino)imidazole ribonucleotide synthase — MKIGMLGGGQLARMLALAGIPLGCEFTIFSPDRKACAAPLGRSCCCDYSDEEALMDLAASSDVIGFEFENIPVRTLDFLAAHVPVRPGPEALRLAQDRVFEKELFTELGIPCAAFFPVDSLEDLHRAAASTGLPAVLKARRQGYDGRGQTLIRQTDELAPAWQLLGGQPAILESLVDFEREISVIAVRAVSGETAFYALSENTHHHGILRLAVSQPHDSMQAQAEIYARRLLDRLDYVGVLALELFQAGDHLLANEYAPRVHNSGHWTIEGAATSQFENHLRAIMGLPLGSTALRGVAATINLIGTVPDMARILGTPNTCLHLYGKACKPGRKLGHVTVCADSMKQLNQILSDLSGLFSSEAVSAVAETGHYQNQK, encoded by the coding sequence ATGAAAATCGGGATGCTGGGAGGCGGGCAGCTGGCCCGAATGCTGGCTCTGGCCGGTATTCCCCTTGGCTGTGAATTTACCATTTTTTCCCCGGACCGGAAGGCCTGTGCTGCGCCACTGGGACGCTCATGCTGTTGTGATTACAGCGATGAAGAAGCTCTCATGGATCTGGCGGCCAGCTCTGATGTTATTGGTTTTGAATTTGAAAATATTCCTGTCCGGACACTGGATTTTCTTGCGGCCCATGTACCTGTCCGTCCCGGGCCGGAAGCATTGAGGCTGGCCCAGGACCGTGTCTTTGAAAAGGAGCTTTTTACGGAGCTGGGCATACCCTGTGCGGCCTTTTTTCCCGTGGATTCTCTGGAAGATCTTCACCGGGCAGCGGCATCCACAGGTCTGCCCGCCGTTCTCAAGGCGAGACGGCAGGGATATGACGGCAGGGGGCAGACCCTTATACGGCAGACGGATGAACTGGCTCCGGCCTGGCAGCTTCTGGGTGGGCAGCCCGCCATTCTGGAAAGTCTTGTGGATTTTGAACGGGAAATATCCGTCATTGCCGTACGTGCCGTATCCGGGGAAACGGCCTTTTATGCCCTGTCCGAAAACACCCACCACCATGGCATACTGCGCCTCGCCGTAAGTCAGCCCCATGATTCCATGCAGGCACAGGCGGAGATTTATGCCCGAAGGCTCCTTGACAGGCTCGATTATGTCGGGGTGCTGGCTCTGGAACTTTTTCAGGCAGGTGACCACCTGCTTGCCAATGAATATGCACCAAGGGTCCATAATTCAGGCCACTGGACCATCGAGGGAGCGGCAACAAGTCAGTTTGAAAATCATCTGCGGGCCATCATGGGACTGCCGCTGGGTTCAACGGCTCTTCGGGGGGTTGCCGCCACCATCAACCTCATCGGTACCGTGCCGGATATGGCCCGGATACTTGGAACTCCCAACACCTGTCTGCACCTTTACGGCAAGGCCTGTAAACCAGGCCGCAAGCTCGGCCACGTAACGGTATGCGCCGACAGCATGAAGCAGTTGAATCAGATTCTCTCGGATCTGTCAGGACTGTTCTCATCGGAAGCGGTGTCTGCCGTGGCCGAAACTGGCCATTATCAGAATCAGAAATAA